The Oscillatoria acuminata PCC 6304 genomic interval CGCAGCCCCAATTCCTTTAAACCCTTGATGGATTCCAACTCCGATGATTTTCAGTAGTCCCGTTACAAAAATTGTGGTAATTCTCCAGGCTATGCGAAAGACTAAAAGGACAACTTGCAAGTAAATTTGAACAAACAGATTAGCAAACCAAAAGAAAAACTGCTCCATAACCGTAAGCCATAAAATTCGCTGACTCCAGCCTTGAAAAAAACTTAATGACCCCTATCGAATCGTTTCCCTCCAGTTTGCTCTGTTAGCCTTAGTGATGATCCAGAATACCCGTCAACTCGGACTCGGACTAGAAGGGGCGGAAGGTGGTTTAGGAGTTGGACGGGGTGGCGATGTCGGAGCACTTTGTTGTTTGAGTGCCGCTAACCTTTGTTGATTTTCTGTTAAGGCCGGTTGAGTCGCGGTTGGTTGTTGTGATTTCTGCTCTAAATATTTCTGCTTGAGTTCTGCGAGCTTCGGATCGGAGGTCGTTTGGGTGGTTGGACTTGTGGACTTGCGGGAAGGGCCTGTGCTTTCTGGTTGCTCCTTGGCTACTTCGATCCGTTTATCCATATGTGGGCCTTTGGACGCTCCGTTGTCTAGGCTAAACATAATTTAAGTGCTCGGTTATAAAGTGGCTAACAACACTGTTACATGAACAAACTATTTTTTCTACATCTTAGCTAAACTTGTAATATTTTGTTATACTAAGTGACAGCAAAAATGCAAAAGAAACTTGACCGCCACCTCCAGGAAGAAGGAGTTATGACAGATGGTGTAAGCGACAATTCGCTGAACATCATCTACCTTCTGGGCGATTCAATCTCACGGGAATTATGGGAAGTCATAGAGAAGGCATTTGACGCCCCCATTCCCATTGGTGGGAAGCCCTAACTTGTTTGGGGTTCGGGCTTCGTTTGGGCCGAGGGAGGGGAACGTAACCTAGCCGATGTCCATCGGTATAATAGAGTACAAAACATATTGGGTTAGGGCATTTGAGAGGATCTAAAGCAAGAGAAGGAAAGAAGATGAAAACGAACAACTCAGGGATCGCTAAAATCTTGCAGGAGCAAGAAATTGAACGACTGTTCGCAGATGGCTTTCAGAATGAACGCGATCGGGCTTTGTTTGGAATTTGTATGTTGACAACCTGTAAAATTAGCGAAGCTTGTTCGATGCTGACTGGGGATGCCTATGCGGGCAAGCAGGTCCGTTCTACGGTGTTGATTCGTAAGGGAAAGAGTCCGAATCAAACGATTCGTTCGATTCCAGTTCATCCTCAGTTGGTGAAACTACTGGAAGCGTATCGCCCCCAAGCTGGTCAACCTTTCCTGTTTCCCGGTCGGCACGGTCGTGGACATATCAACCCCAGAGCAGCGGCTT includes:
- a CDS encoding tyrosine-type recombinase/integrase, yielding MKTNNSGIAKILQEQEIERLFADGFQNERDRALFGICMLTTCKISEACSMLTGDAYAGKQVRSTVLIRKGKSPNQTIRSIPVHPQLVKLLEAYRPQAGQPFLFPGRHGRGHINPRAAALILKQACDQVGLSGISTHSFRRTALTKLASAGVSWQTLQAISGLESFAALEKYLVEREVQVSADSVKLREGITFLDFPSYSML